One part of the Olleya sp. YS genome encodes these proteins:
- a CDS encoding OmpA family protein: MKKIQLFIIAILLSSTSVIAQSNATKRADKLFAKFQFVDAIEAYNKLVEKGEGSAYVYSRLAEANYNIFSTIEAEKWYAKAIEAGNAEPETLWKYSEMLKANGKYAASNTQMDKFASMRPADERAVLYKANPNYLSKILDKGKKFNVQSLELNSSNSDFGGTLQDGKLYITTSRNDNRKKYGWNEEPFLDIYQYTLADDGTYQGETLLGNEINTKYHEGITSFTPDGKTMFFSRESFFENIYEKDSLSNTKYSVLHLFKAKKGSDGFSQIEALPINSPNYSIKNPTISVDGRTIYFASDMPGGFGKFDIYKATLDNNGNVGTPVNLGQKVNTEGQEMFPYISSNNTLYFSSTGHLGLGGMDVFYTKEIDGKVAPIRNVGIPINSNGDDFAFRMNEDTGEGFVSSNREGGQGSDDIYAIKKLQPLCDVLIVGTVLDDKTGESLAGALTSLVDANGNVLASKPANAEGQVEYIIECETDTELQVTMDGYESNKVAIAGSNEEEVAATVRLQPIEKIVIPQERVVLNPIYFDFDKSNITARAAFELDNLVQVMNKYPDLVIQATSHTDFRGSRQYNQGLSERRAQTTVQYVISKGIDANRISASGRGETEPAVDCNPCSDEEHQLNRRSQFFIVSGGPQRQ, translated from the coding sequence ATGAAAAAAATACAACTATTTATAATCGCTATACTACTAAGCAGTACCAGTGTAATTGCCCAAAGTAATGCGACGAAAAGAGCCGATAAATTATTTGCTAAGTTTCAATTTGTAGACGCTATTGAGGCCTACAATAAACTTGTAGAAAAAGGAGAAGGTAGTGCCTACGTGTATTCTAGATTAGCAGAAGCTAACTACAATATATTTAGTACTATCGAAGCCGAGAAATGGTATGCTAAAGCAATTGAAGCCGGTAATGCAGAGCCAGAAACCCTGTGGAAGTATTCAGAGATGTTAAAAGCTAACGGTAAGTATGCAGCCTCTAATACGCAAATGGATAAGTTTGCATCCATGCGACCAGCAGATGAGCGTGCAGTACTCTACAAAGCCAATCCAAATTATTTATCAAAAATATTAGACAAAGGAAAAAAGTTTAACGTACAAAGCTTAGAGCTTAACAGTAGTAATTCTGACTTTGGAGGAACCCTTCAAGACGGTAAACTATATATTACTACCTCTAGAAATGATAATAGAAAAAAATATGGATGGAATGAAGAGCCATTCTTAGATATCTATCAGTACACCTTAGCAGATGATGGAACCTATCAAGGAGAGACGCTTCTTGGAAACGAAATCAATACCAAGTATCACGAAGGGATAACAAGCTTTACACCAGATGGTAAAACCATGTTTTTCTCTAGAGAAAGTTTCTTTGAAAACATTTACGAAAAAGACAGTCTGTCTAACACCAAGTATAGTGTCTTACACTTATTCAAAGCTAAAAAAGGAAGTGATGGCTTTTCACAAATAGAAGCACTGCCAATCAATAGTCCAAACTACTCCATTAAAAACCCAACTATTAGTGTAGATGGACGTACTATTTACTTTGCAAGTGATATGCCAGGAGGTTTTGGAAAGTTTGACATCTATAAAGCCACGTTAGACAACAATGGTAATGTAGGGACACCAGTAAACCTAGGTCAAAAAGTAAATACAGAAGGCCAAGAGATGTTTCCATACATTAGTAGTAACAACACCTTATACTTCTCGTCAACAGGCCACTTAGGATTAGGTGGTATGGATGTCTTTTACACCAAAGAAATAGACGGTAAAGTAGCACCAATTCGTAATGTAGGTATCCCAATTAATAGTAATGGAGATGACTTTGCATTTAGAATGAACGAAGATACAGGCGAAGGGTTTGTCTCTTCCAATCGTGAAGGTGGACAAGGTAGTGATGACATTTACGCTATTAAAAAACTACAACCATTATGTGATGTGCTAATTGTAGGAACTGTTTTAGATGATAAAACAGGAGAATCATTAGCAGGTGCACTAACCAGTTTAGTAGATGCAAACGGAAACGTGTTAGCCTCTAAACCAGCCAATGCAGAAGGACAAGTAGAATACATAATAGAATGTGAAACAGATACCGAGTTACAAGTCACTATGGATGGTTATGAAAGTAACAAGGTTGCTATCGCAGGAAGTAATGAAGAAGAAGTTGCAGCAACGGTAAGATTACAACCAATAGAGAAGATTGTCATCCCACAAGAGCGTGTGGTACTTAATCCAATATACTTTGACTTTGACAAATCTAATATCACAGCACGCGCAGCGTTTGAGTTAGACAACTTAGTACAAGTCATGAACAAGTATCCTGATTTAGTGATACAGGCGACCTCACATACCGATTTTAGAGGATCAAGACAATACAATCAAGGCTTGTCAGAACGTCGTGCACAAACTACAGTACAATACGTCATCTCTAAAGGAATTGATGCAAATAGAATTAGCGCCTCAG
- a CDS encoding type IX secretion system membrane protein PorP/SprF → MKKIVYIVFLVFIGVQAQQDPQYTQYMYNMNVVNPAYAGSFDGVAIGALYRSQWVGLEGAPTTGTLAIHSPVGKNVGLGFSLISDEVGPVNETNAYVDFSYTIPVGTGTKLAFGLKAGATFHDIGLTGLDLIDPNDPFFSQNINEITPNIGAGLYFYKPSKFYISASMPNILNSVHLDANGFKIGSETQHFFGAAGYVFDLSEDFKLKPHALAKIAFDAPLSFDVNLNLFMYDFVEVGAGYRLDDSFSGMINFLVAPNLRIGYAYDSIQSQLDVVTNASHEIFVNFDINLPRKVSRSPRYF, encoded by the coding sequence ATGAAAAAAATAGTATATATCGTATTCCTAGTGTTTATAGGTGTACAAGCCCAACAAGATCCACAGTACACACAGTACATGTACAACATGAATGTGGTCAATCCAGCCTATGCAGGTTCATTTGATGGTGTCGCTATAGGCGCGCTATACAGAAGCCAATGGGTAGGGTTGGAAGGAGCACCAACCACAGGGACTCTAGCCATCCACTCGCCAGTAGGTAAAAACGTCGGTTTAGGCTTCTCTTTAATAAGTGATGAAGTCGGACCAGTAAACGAGACCAATGCCTATGTAGATTTCTCCTACACCATACCAGTAGGAACAGGTACCAAATTAGCGTTTGGATTAAAAGCAGGAGCCACGTTTCATGACATTGGGTTAACCGGATTAGATTTAATAGATCCTAACGATCCGTTTTTCTCGCAAAACATAAACGAGATTACACCCAATATTGGAGCAGGACTATATTTTTACAAACCAAGCAAATTTTATATCTCAGCCTCGATGCCAAATATTTTAAACTCGGTACATTTAGATGCCAATGGATTTAAAATAGGATCAGAGACACAGCACTTTTTTGGAGCAGCAGGTTACGTGTTTGATTTATCAGAAGACTTTAAGCTAAAACCACACGCTTTAGCCAAAATAGCATTTGATGCACCACTTAGTTTTGATGTTAATTTAAATCTGTTTATGTATGATTTTGTAGAGGTTGGAGCAGGATACCGTTTGGATGATTCCTTTAGTGGGATGATTAACTTTTTAGTAGCACCAAATTTAAGAATTGGTTATGCCTATGACAGTATCCAATCTCAATTAGATGTAGTGACCAATGCCTCACATGAGATTTTTGTTAATTTTGATATTAACCTTCCAAGAAAAGTATCACGTTCACCACGTTATTTCTAA
- a CDS encoding choice-of-anchor L domain-containing protein, whose product MKKTTFILVLLLSLIGLQANSQVLNEPANWPNTNWTVTGTYNTAPTAFEADPTTTANFAFDDDDAGSTSSDNIQAESPIIDLTAAFTAGETWLFVDFDYVFNWISADAIGVEYWDADAGTWNPWGTPIQADTPTPPTDNFCSGTTVAFTSEQLNIAGFTATQLSGFKYRLYYDDGGIWGWGFCINSPTATSQMPPTCPDITGLTATTTGDSTADISWNVGGTETEWQIWVQPAGTGVPTTDGTATMSNMPYPAMGLTPSTAYEVYVRANCGTDGFSNWIGPVNFTTFNTPPPPPVGVTCASGASTFVFTEDFGTDTNTNPSGWTGTGFDGSNGNWDITAVSGNSGGTGPNITWDGVAGGMHLEYEASGNATDIASAITPAIDLSTAVDGAELSFYMHAFGTDMGTLNVGVSTSQTGPFTTEYAWVGDYQATADEAWVPIGVNLDAYLGQVIYIEFSYGGAGTGFEGDMSIDQVRVETCGNFCVAPTGLMVDAITDTTADISWTANNGETAWEIVVQPAGTGVPTGPGTAITTNPYTAMGLSSSTVYEVYILADCGNGMSVWAGPVNFTTLNTPPPPPVGVTCASGSSTFIFTEDFGTDTNTDPSGWTGTGFDGSNGNWDITAVSGNSGGTGPNITWDGVAGGMHLEYEASGNATDIASAITPAIDLSTAVDGAELSFWMHAFGDDIGTLNVGVSTSATGPFTTEYTWIGDYQATADEAWVPIGVNLDAYLGQVIYIEFSYGGAGTGFEGDMSIDQVRVETCGNFCVAPTGLMVDAITDTTADISWTANNGETAWEIVVQPAGTGVPTGPGTAITTNPYTAMGLTATTDYEVYILADCGNGMSVWAGPVNFTTLNTPPPPPVGVTCASGGSTFIFTESFGNDPNTDPIGWTGTGFGGGNGDWDITAESANSAGTGPNITWDGSPGMHLEYEASGNATDIASAITPAIDLTPAIDGAELSFWMHAFGDDIGTLNVGVSTSATGPFTTEFTWAGDYQSTADEAWVPIGINLDAYLGQVIYVEFSYGGAGSGFEGDMSIDQVRVETCGSFCIAPTNITATSITETSADISWTPSGPETQWNYVVQPAGTGVPTSGTTVSTTTVSETALNPATDYEVYVQAICGADTSVWAGPFNFSTLIQFNFNLDCAVDGPQTVTYCYENNDTNVFTFTSTDGTTPLNLVISAGEVENNFDEVIVLDSDGTTNLNAATPYGNAGQVSGLSFQSTGTTISFQVDSDFTIGCATGGFTPITFTVTCATCINQVVDFVTVSDCDNGNNQFFIDVDITSIGDATTLNITDNQGSPLQTAMAVGIVQMGPYALDTDVVVTVANADDSNCVVTSNTLNVPVCPPANDECTDAIIVTPNADENCTTITSATLYGATPSPQANPCPGDTNDDVWFQFDAIATDHGIDISNIIGDTTNLDHALYEGTDCNNLTNLYCEAGNNSIANGLTVGNTYYIRVFTAGDTPFQDVSFDLCVFTIPPPITTNDTLYTVTELVNNVLVNSPCAIVNNVTSSTGTDFGGPNGIGYFEANGSSFPFQSGIVLTTGNVLNAPGPETGVLSDGGGVGWPGDADLEAVINEGPTNNASIIEFEFTPLIDQLSFNFIFAAEEYGTFQCGFSDAFAFLLTDISTGITTNIAVVPGTTDPVSVFTIRDNTHNGGCPSSNPALFDSYYGPGTGLPPITNPTNFIGRTVPLTAMAPVIPNNVYSIKLVVADDGDTAFDSAVFLEASSFDIGEIDLGDDILLDSGLANCEGEAVTLDIGVPQPAGTTITWYTVANGITEPILGETGPTLDVTETGLYQVDIVFTGTSAACFYSDDVLVEFFENPTADPQTTILACDTDNSGIAIFDLTENEANIIGTQTDVIVIYYETAQDALDGTNPITNPTSYTSSGATTIYFRVESVVTGCFKTNSFDLELAPKPILVQADDVIGCDNDNDGIADYDLTVNETVIADGQTDLVFTYHNSIDDANASTNAITGITAYDSPGAETIYVRAENATTGCFETTTFDLVFGISPETMFDSSIVYEVCPNATVPITISAEAVNYTTSEVSIKWYNEGVEVVGQTGLDLPTVLTQGTYSIEVTFNDTGCSSTTDVFVSELETCVIPQGISPNGDGFNDNFDLSSYDVQLLEIYNRNGRLVYSKENYSMEWEGQSDDGEMLPVGTYYYVMKYQGTKTKAAWVYINR is encoded by the coding sequence ATGAAAAAAACTACCTTCATTTTAGTTTTGCTTTTATCTTTAATAGGTTTGCAGGCTAATTCACAAGTACTTAATGAGCCAGCCAATTGGCCAAATACCAATTGGACAGTTACTGGAACTTATAACACAGCTCCTACAGCATTTGAAGCAGATCCAACCACTACCGCAAACTTTGCATTTGACGATGATGATGCAGGTAGTACGAGTTCGGATAATATTCAAGCCGAGTCACCAATTATAGATTTGACTGCAGCATTTACTGCAGGAGAGACGTGGTTGTTTGTAGACTTTGATTATGTTTTTAATTGGATAAGTGCAGACGCCATAGGAGTTGAATATTGGGATGCAGATGCTGGGACTTGGAACCCTTGGGGAACTCCAATACAAGCAGATACACCAACACCACCAACAGATAATTTTTGTTCAGGTACTACGGTAGCCTTTACCTCAGAGCAATTAAACATAGCAGGCTTTACTGCGACACAGTTATCAGGATTTAAATACCGTCTATATTATGATGATGGTGGTATCTGGGGATGGGGATTTTGTATAAACTCTCCAACCGCAACCTCACAAATGCCTCCAACTTGTCCAGATATTACAGGTTTAACAGCAACAACTACAGGCGATAGTACTGCAGACATTTCATGGAACGTAGGAGGTACAGAAACCGAGTGGCAAATTTGGGTACAACCAGCAGGAACAGGTGTACCAACAACAGATGGTACAGCAACCATGTCTAACATGCCTTATCCAGCGATGGGGTTAACCCCTAGTACAGCGTATGAAGTATATGTTAGAGCTAATTGTGGTACAGATGGGTTTAGTAATTGGATAGGTCCAGTCAACTTTACAACCTTTAACACACCACCTCCACCACCAGTAGGAGTAACCTGTGCAAGTGGCGCATCGACATTTGTCTTTACAGAAGACTTTGGAACCGATACCAACACCAATCCATCAGGATGGACAGGAACAGGGTTTGATGGTTCTAACGGAAATTGGGACATTACCGCAGTGAGTGGAAACTCAGGTGGTACAGGACCAAACATCACTTGGGATGGAGTTGCAGGAGGCATGCACTTAGAATATGAAGCTTCAGGAAACGCAACAGATATTGCATCAGCCATTACACCTGCAATCGACTTATCGACTGCGGTTGATGGTGCAGAACTATCGTTTTACATGCATGCTTTTGGTACAGATATGGGAACGCTAAACGTAGGTGTTAGCACGTCTCAAACAGGACCATTTACGACAGAATATGCTTGGGTAGGTGACTATCAAGCTACAGCAGATGAAGCTTGGGTACCAATAGGAGTTAACTTAGATGCTTACTTAGGACAAGTCATTTATATAGAATTTAGCTATGGAGGTGCAGGAACAGGATTTGAAGGTGATATGTCTATCGATCAAGTTCGTGTGGAAACCTGTGGAAACTTCTGTGTAGCGCCAACAGGTTTAATGGTAGACGCTATAACAGATACTACAGCAGATATCTCTTGGACAGCTAATAACGGAGAAACCGCTTGGGAGATAGTAGTACAACCAGCAGGAACTGGTGTACCAACAGGACCAGGAACAGCTATTACCACCAATCCTTACACAGCAATGGGATTATCCTCAAGTACAGTGTATGAAGTATACATTCTAGCAGATTGTGGAAACGGAATGAGTGTATGGGCAGGACCAGTTAACTTTACCACACTTAACACACCACCACCACCACCAGTAGGAGTAACTTGTGCAAGTGGATCTTCTACATTTATCTTTACAGAAGACTTTGGAACTGATACCAACACCGATCCATCAGGGTGGACAGGAACAGGGTTTGATGGTTCTAACGGAAATTGGGATATTACTGCAGTGAGTGGAAACTCAGGTGGTACAGGACCAAACATCACTTGGGATGGAGTTGCAGGAGGCATGCACTTAGAATATGAAGCTTCAGGAAACGCAACAGATATTGCATCAGCCATTACACCTGCAATCGACTTATCGACTGCGGTTGATGGTGCAGAGCTATCGTTTTGGATGCATGCTTTTGGGGATGATATCGGTACGTTAAACGTAGGTGTTAGCACCTCTGCAACAGGACCATTTACGACAGAATACACTTGGATAGGTGACTATCAAGCTACAGCAGATGAAGCATGGGTACCAATAGGAGTTAACTTAGATGCTTACTTAGGGCAAGTCATTTATATAGAATTTAGCTATGGAGGTGCAGGAACAGGATTTGAAGGTGATATGTCTATCGATCAAGTTCGTGTAGAAACTTGTGGTAACTTCTGTGTAGCGCCAACAGGTTTAATGGTAGACGCTATAACAGATACTACAGCAGATATCTCTTGGACAGCAAATAACGGAGAAACCGCTTGGGAGATAGTAGTACAACCAGCAGGAACAGGCGTACCAACAGGACCAGGAACAGCTATTACCACCAATCCTTACACAGCAATGGGATTAACTGCAACAACAGATTACGAAGTATATATTCTAGCAGATTGTGGAAACGGAATGAGTGTATGGGCAGGACCAGTTAACTTTACCACGCTTAACACACCACCACCACCACCAGTGGGTGTGACTTGTGCAAGTGGAGGATCTACTTTTATATTTACAGAAAGTTTTGGAAACGATCCCAATACTGATCCAATCGGTTGGACAGGAACCGGTTTTGGAGGCGGAAATGGTGATTGGGATATTACTGCCGAGAGTGCAAACTCTGCAGGAACAGGACCAAATATCACTTGGGACGGTAGCCCAGGAATGCATTTAGAATATGAAGCTTCAGGAAACGCAACAGATATTGCATCAGCCATTACGCCAGCAATCGACTTAACACCTGCAATAGATGGTGCAGAGTTATCGTTTTGGATGCATGCTTTTGGAGATGATATCGGCACATTAAATGTAGGTGTTAGTACGTCTGCAACAGGACCATTTACGACAGAATTTACATGGGCTGGTGATTATCAATCTACAGCAGATGAAGCATGGGTGCCAATAGGAATTAACTTAGACGCTTATTTAGGACAAGTTATTTATGTAGAATTCAGCTATGGAGGTGCAGGTTCAGGATTTGAAGGTGATATGTCTATCGATCAAGTCCGTGTAGAAACCTGTGGTAGCTTCTGTATTGCACCAACTAATATAACAGCAACAAGTATTACAGAAACCTCTGCAGATATTTCTTGGACACCTAGTGGACCAGAAACTCAGTGGAATTATGTGGTGCAACCAGCAGGTACTGGTGTGCCAACATCAGGAACAACCGTTAGTACAACAACAGTGTCTGAAACCGCATTAAACCCAGCAACAGATTATGAAGTCTATGTACAGGCAATCTGTGGTGCAGATACTAGTGTTTGGGCTGGACCTTTTAACTTTTCAACGTTAATTCAATTTAACTTTAATTTAGATTGTGCTGTTGATGGACCTCAAACTGTAACATATTGTTACGAAAACAACGACACTAACGTGTTTACATTTACATCTACAGATGGAACTACGCCTTTAAACTTAGTAATAAGTGCTGGTGAAGTAGAAAATAACTTTGATGAAGTGATTGTTTTAGATTCAGACGGAACGACCAATTTGAATGCAGCAACTCCTTATGGTAATGCTGGTCAAGTTTCTGGACTATCATTTCAATCTACAGGAACCACTATTTCCTTTCAAGTAGATTCAGATTTTACAATTGGATGCGCAACAGGAGGATTTACTCCAATAACTTTTACTGTAACTTGCGCAACTTGCATTAATCAAGTAGTTGATTTTGTGACTGTAAGCGATTGCGATAATGGTAATAATCAATTTTTTATTGATGTGGATATTACTAGTATTGGTGATGCAACAACTTTAAACATCACAGATAATCAAGGTAGTCCGTTACAAACTGCAATGGCAGTAGGAATTGTACAAATGGGACCATATGCTTTAGATACAGATGTTGTAGTTACTGTTGCTAATGCAGATGACAGTAATTGTGTTGTTACTAGTAACACTTTAAATGTTCCAGTTTGCCCACCAGCAAACGATGAATGTACAGATGCAATAATAGTAACACCAAATGCTGACGAGAACTGTACTACAATAACAAGTGCAACTCTTTATGGAGCAACACCTTCTCCTCAAGCTAATCCTTGTCCTGGAGATACTAATGATGACGTATGGTTTCAGTTTGATGCTATAGCAACAGACCATGGAATAGATATTAGTAATATCATTGGCGACACTACTAATTTAGACCATGCATTATATGAAGGAACAGATTGTAACAACTTAACTAATCTTTACTGTGAAGCTGGTAATAATAGTATAGCTAACGGTTTAACCGTTGGAAACACATACTATATTAGAGTTTTTACAGCTGGAGATACACCTTTCCAAGATGTTAGTTTTGATTTATGTGTGTTCACAATTCCACCTCCAATTACAACAAATGATACTTTATATACAGTTACTGAATTGGTCAATAATGTACTTGTAAATTCACCTTGTGCTATTGTTAATAATGTAACTTCATCAACAGGTACTGATTTTGGTGGTCCAAATGGTATTGGATATTTTGAAGCTAATGGTTCAAGTTTTCCATTCCAAAGCGGTATCGTGTTAACTACAGGTAATGTATTAAATGCACCTGGTCCGGAAACCGGAGTTTTAAGTGATGGTGGTGGTGTAGGATGGCCTGGAGATGCAGACTTAGAAGCGGTAATAAATGAAGGGCCAACAAATAACGCATCGATTATAGAATTTGAATTTACACCATTAATTGATCAATTATCATTCAATTTTATTTTCGCTGCAGAAGAATATGGTACATTCCAGTGTGGTTTTTCTGATGCTTTCGCTTTCTTATTGACTGATATAAGTACAGGTATTACTACTAATATAGCAGTTGTTCCTGGAACCACAGATCCAGTATCGGTATTTACTATTAGAGATAATACTCATAATGGAGGTTGTCCATCTTCTAACCCAGCATTATTTGATTCTTATTATGGTCCTGGAACTGGTCTACCACCTATTACTAACCCAACTAACTTTATTGGAAGAACTGTTCCACTAACAGCTATGGCTCCTGTTATACCTAATAATGTGTACAGCATAAAGCTTGTAGTTGCAGATGATGGTGATACTGCTTTTGATTCGGCTGTATTCCTTGAAGCTAGTAGTTTCGATATTGGTGAAATTGATTTAGGAGATGATATTCTACTTGATAGTGGTTTAGCTAATTGTGAAGGTGAAGCTGTAACATTAGATATTGGAGTGCCTCAACCAGCAGGTACTACTATAACTTGGTATACTGTTGCAAATGGTATTACTGAGCCAATTTTAGGTGAAACAGGTCCTACATTAGATGTTACTGAAACTGGTTTATATCAAGTTGATATTGTATTTACTGGTACATCTGCTGCTTGTTTCTATTCTGATGATGTATTAGTTGAATTTTTTGAAAACCCTACTGCAGACCCACAAACAACAATTCTTGCATGTGATACTGACAATAGTGGAATAGCAATTTTTGACCTTACAGAGAATGAAGCAAACATTATAGGAACACAAACCGATGTTATAGTTATTTATTATGAAACAGCACAAGATGCATTGGATGGAACAAATCCTATAACAAATCCAACAAGTTATACTTCATCAGGTGCTACAACTATATACTTTAGAGTTGAAAGTGTTGTAACTGGATGCTTCAAAACAAATAGTTTTGATTTAGAATTAGCACCAAAACCAATATTAGTTCAAGCTGATGATGTCATAGGTTGTGATAACGATAATGACGGAATTGCAGATTATGACTTAACAGTAAATGAAACAGTTATTGCAGATGGACAAACAGATTTAGTATTCACTTATCATAATTCAATTGATGATGCTAACGCTAGTACTAATGCTATCACAGGTATAACTGCATATGATTCTCCAGGTGCAGAAACTATTTACGTAAGAGCAGAAAACGCAACAACTGGATGTTTTGAAACTACAACCTTTGATTTAGTATTTGGTATCTCCCCAGAGACCATGTTTGATTCTTCTATTGTTTATGAGGTATGTCCAAATGCTACAGTACCAATTACCATTAGTGCAGAAGCGGTTAACTATACGACTTCAGAGGTAAGCATTAAGTGGTATAATGAAGGTGTAGAAGTGGTTGGTCAAACCGGATTAGATTTACCAACAGTATTAACCCAAGGGACTTATAGTATAGAGGTGACCTTTAACGATACAGGATGTTCAAGCACTACAGATGTGTTTGTATCAGAATTAGAAACCTGTGTTATTCCACAAGGTATCTCACCAAATGGTGATGGGTTTAATGATAACTTTGATTTAAGTAGTTACGATGTACAACTATTAGAGATTTACAACCGTAATGGACGATTAGTCTATTCCAAAGAGAACTACTCTATGGAGTGGGAAGGTCAGTCTGATGACGGAGAGATGTTACCAGTAGGGACTTATTACTACGTCATGAAATATCAAGGAACAAAAACAAAAGCCGCTTGGGTATACATAAACAGATAA